Proteins from a single region of Plasmodium brasilianum strain Bolivian I chromosome 13, whole genome shotgun sequence:
- a CDS encoding GTP-binding protein: protein MSSRRIIRSTSSSSISVWKKDLGPKLSDIFLRKDLENAKKSVNKGIEQKNWSENNKEIYLNSFVNASRDNGTELEKKITECDVEHGEEKKKKNSNNNINNIYSSNNIYSSNNIYSSNNIYNSNKKKEKYTDFACREIFIFDENITCFPNYMHKSSVNIKKKFDICDVIIEVRDARLPFTSSNHFIINSMKKKYKNSKRCIIILNKVDLICNKVALKAKNLIEEKSNSICLLTSSKFNKNISKIRDICKEIKPKFKSLGIFAMLIGLPNVGKSSIINSFKDITYNMSKYGYKNNKIAYEVNRKRVQTNILAGTTKTINTYKVSNSPLLYFIDTPGIFLPKMEDKQISLKLSAIGSTLDYKYDHMYVGDYILFMLNKYKYYKYVKMLGLEQPTNDIRFVSNVISTKLNLCRNYKYLDINGGCRFFIDMFRLGLLGQVCLDAVPNTDDFITYFDFNSQEPLAVDSSKNPTPFCGLL from the coding sequence ATGAGCAGTAGAAGAATTATCAGATCAACATCATCTTCGTCGATAAGTGTGTGGAAGAAGGATCTGGGGCCAAAACTGagtgatatatttttaagaaaagaCCTGGAGAACGCAAAAAAGAGTGTCAATAAGGGGATAGAGCAAAAAAATTGGAGTGAAaacaataaagaaatatatctGAACAGTTTTGTAAATGCAAGTAGGGATAATGGGACAGAGTTGGAAAAGAAGATAACAGAGTGTGATGTGGAACATggtgaagaaaaaaaaaaaaaaaatagtaataataatattaataatatttatagcagtaataatatttatagcagcaataatatttatagcagcaataatatttataatagtaataagaagaaagaaaaatacacCGATTTTGCATGCAGAGAGATATTCATATTTGACGAGAATATTACATGTTTTCCAAATTACATGCACAAGTCAtctgtaaatataaaaaagaaatttgaTATATGTGATGTAATAATAGAAGTACGAGATGCTCGACTGCCATTTACAAGTAGTaaccattttattataaacagtatgaaaaaaaaatataaaaatagtaagcgatgtataattattttaaataaagtagatttaatatgtaataaagtAGCgttaaaagcaaaaaatttaatagaaGAGAAATCAAATtctatatgtttattaacatcatcaaaatttaataaaaatatatcaaaaatacGTGATATTTGCAAAGAAATAAAACCCAAATTTAAAAGTTTAGGTATATTCGCTATGTTAATAGGTTTACCTAATGTAGGTAAGTCCAGTATTATAAATTCGTTCAAagatattacatataatatgagTAAATAtggatataaaaataataaaatagcaTATGAGGTTAATAGAAAAAGAGTTCAAACAAATATTTTGGCAGGTACGACAAAAACAATTAACACATATAAAGTTTCAAATAGtcctttattatattttatagacACACCAGGTATATTTTTACCAAAAATGGAAGATAAACAAATCAGCTTAAAACTAAGTGCAATAGGATCTACACTagattataaatatgatcATATGTATGTTGGagattacattttatttatgttaaataaatataaatattataaatatgtgaaaATGCTTGGTCTAGAACAACCTACTAATGATATTCGTTTTGTTAGTAATGTCATTTCGACAAAACTAAATTTATgtagaaattataaatatttagataTTAATGGTGGATGTAGATTTTTTATTGATATGTTCAGATTAGGTCTCCTGGGACAGGTCTGTTTGGATGCTGTTCCTAATACTGATGACTTTATCACCTATTTCGACTTCAATTCACAAGAACCCCTAGCTGTAGATTCTTCGAAAAACCCAACTCCATTCTGCGGCCTGCTCTAA